A portion of the Stigmatella aurantiaca DW4/3-1 genome contains these proteins:
- a CDS encoding radical SAM protein: MKPAPKLLFADPQGRVMEHPYLIATLRSGEELVPPQDRPIPLPATGRLVHLPGRLPVGLDPETGELELVREMKVGGKTFVPNAVGALLPPGYTRTFLPGEVKGDGPILPQWAYTAAAWGKDGPVAWAIHTDKRSHWDPENYSTPQMRQLVDEHLRRFPDNRVLKQLKTCALLYRCFTSQNVFYVRDEGAIPASVMCNARCVGCISDQPADGPPASHERMEDGPSGEEMGAIGVYHLENAPGRTMISFGQGCEGEPLTRYKAIAEAIRYMRERTDKGSININTNASLTHGLATLFDAGLDAIRVSLNSAVKDLYEAYYKPVKYTWEDVEASIALARERGAYLSLNLLLFPGVTDREGEVRALERLVSQYQVNQVQTRSLCIDPLQYLEVARDRGAGGEPVGIRELLQRLKAARPGLIIGNFARGLEERETPAARRK; the protein is encoded by the coding sequence ATGAAGCCGGCACCTAAGTTGCTGTTCGCGGATCCTCAGGGGCGGGTGATGGAGCACCCCTACCTGATCGCCACCCTGCGGAGTGGGGAAGAACTCGTGCCCCCGCAGGATCGTCCCATCCCCTTGCCAGCCACGGGAAGGCTCGTTCATTTGCCTGGGCGCCTGCCGGTGGGACTGGACCCCGAGACGGGAGAGCTGGAGCTGGTGCGCGAGATGAAGGTGGGCGGAAAGACCTTTGTGCCCAACGCGGTCGGGGCGCTGCTTCCGCCGGGCTACACCCGCACCTTTCTGCCGGGAGAGGTGAAGGGGGACGGGCCGATCCTCCCGCAGTGGGCATACACCGCCGCCGCGTGGGGAAAGGACGGGCCGGTGGCCTGGGCCATCCACACCGATAAGAGATCCCACTGGGATCCAGAGAATTACTCCACGCCGCAGATGCGCCAACTCGTGGACGAGCACCTCCGGCGCTTCCCAGACAACCGCGTCCTCAAGCAGCTCAAGACGTGCGCCCTGTTGTACCGCTGCTTCACCTCGCAGAACGTCTTCTACGTGCGCGACGAAGGGGCCATCCCCGCCTCGGTCATGTGCAATGCGCGCTGCGTGGGCTGCATCTCGGATCAGCCCGCGGACGGCCCTCCGGCTTCCCACGAGCGCATGGAGGATGGCCCCTCGGGCGAGGAGATGGGCGCCATTGGCGTGTATCACCTGGAGAACGCGCCAGGCCGGACGATGATCAGCTTTGGCCAGGGGTGCGAAGGCGAGCCGCTCACCCGCTACAAGGCCATCGCCGAGGCCATCCGCTACATGCGGGAGCGCACGGACAAGGGCTCCATCAACATCAACACCAACGCCAGCCTGACGCATGGCCTGGCGACGCTGTTCGACGCGGGGCTGGATGCGATCCGCGTCTCGCTCAACTCGGCGGTGAAGGACCTCTACGAGGCCTATTACAAGCCGGTGAAGTACACCTGGGAGGACGTGGAGGCCTCCATCGCCCTGGCCCGGGAGCGGGGGGCATACCTGTCCCTCAACCTGCTGCTGTTTCCGGGCGTCACGGACCGGGAGGGCGAGGTGCGGGCCCTGGAGCGGCTGGTGAGCCAGTACCAGGTCAACCAGGTGCAGACCCGCTCGCTGTGCATTGATCCGCTCCAATACCTGGAGGTGGCGCGGGATCGGGGCGCGGGGGGCGAGCCCGTGGGCATCCGCGAACTCCTTCAGCGCCTGAAGGCGGCCCGGCCCGGTCTCATCATCGGCAACTTCGCGCGGGGCCTGGAAGAGCGGGAGACCCCGGCCGCCCGCCGCAAGTGA
- the ald gene encoding alanine dehydrogenase, translated as MIVGVPKEIKTREYRVGMVPAGARALTSAGHTVLIETNAGAGSGIPDSEYQRVGAQIIKSADEVWSRAEMIVKVKEPIAPEYERIQNGQIIYTYFHLAGVDPELTRTLVKKKAAAVAYETLQLDDGSLPLLKPMSEVAGKMAIQVGATCLEKAHGGKGILLSGVPGVRRGRVAVIGGGVVGTCAAKVAVGMGAEVTLLDVNLERLTYLDDVFLGRVATLNSDSETIARTVRESDLVIGAVLIPGGKAPKLVPEALLKEMEPGSVVVDVAVDQGGCIETCRPTTHDNPTYTVHGVVHYCVANMPGAVPQTSTYALTNTTRPYARKIAELGLVEAIKSDRALARALNTYDGKVTYEAVAKDLGYEHVPIHDALGARAAR; from the coding sequence GTGATCGTCGGAGTTCCCAAGGAGATCAAAACCCGTGAGTACCGCGTCGGCATGGTTCCCGCGGGGGCGCGAGCGCTGACCAGCGCAGGCCATACGGTGTTGATCGAGACGAACGCGGGCGCGGGCTCCGGCATCCCGGACTCCGAGTATCAACGCGTCGGCGCGCAGATCATCAAGAGCGCGGACGAGGTGTGGTCGCGCGCGGAGATGATCGTCAAGGTGAAGGAGCCCATCGCGCCCGAGTACGAGCGCATCCAGAACGGGCAGATCATCTACACCTACTTCCACCTGGCCGGTGTGGACCCAGAGCTGACGCGGACCCTGGTGAAGAAGAAGGCGGCGGCGGTGGCTTACGAGACGCTGCAACTGGACGACGGCAGCCTGCCGCTGCTCAAGCCCATGAGCGAGGTGGCGGGGAAGATGGCCATCCAGGTGGGCGCCACCTGTCTGGAGAAGGCGCACGGCGGCAAGGGCATCCTCTTGAGCGGCGTGCCCGGCGTGCGCCGGGGCCGCGTGGCCGTCATTGGCGGGGGCGTGGTGGGCACCTGCGCCGCCAAGGTCGCCGTGGGCATGGGCGCCGAGGTCACCCTGCTCGATGTGAACCTGGAGCGGCTCACCTATCTGGATGACGTCTTCCTGGGCCGCGTGGCCACGCTGAACTCGGACAGCGAGACCATTGCCCGCACCGTGCGCGAGTCGGACCTCGTCATCGGCGCCGTCCTCATCCCGGGCGGCAAGGCCCCCAAGCTCGTCCCCGAGGCCCTGCTCAAGGAGATGGAGCCGGGCTCCGTCGTGGTGGATGTGGCCGTGGACCAGGGAGGCTGCATCGAGACGTGCCGCCCCACCACCCACGACAACCCCACCTACACCGTGCACGGCGTGGTCCACTACTGCGTGGCCAACATGCCCGGCGCGGTGCCCCAGACGTCCACCTACGCGCTGACGAACACCACGCGCCCCTATGCCCGGAAGATCGCCGAGCTGGGGCTCGTGGAGGCCATCAAGTCGGACCGCGCCCTGGCCCGCGCCCTGAACACCTACGATGGCAAGGTGACCTACGAGGCCGTTGCCAAGGATCTCGGGTACGAGCATGTGCCCATCCACGACGCGCTCGGCGCCCGGGCAGCCCGGTAG
- a CDS encoding sigma-70 family RNA polymerase sigma factor, protein MLDFRQPNRTKQEFEELALAHLDPLYSAALRLTKNERDAEDLVQDTCMRAYRFFDKFERGTNIKAWLFKILTNTFINRYRRKVKERTVVEGVEREAVHERFVSRDATDFAANPEQYFFDRLLSDDVLRAIDSLPIDFRLVVILADLQEFSYKEIAEILECPVGTVMSRLFRGRKLLQKTLREYAEGQGVFRHDAEPVKAPADLEEYRHRKKTG, encoded by the coding sequence ATGTTGGACTTCAGGCAACCGAATCGGACGAAACAGGAATTCGAGGAGCTGGCCCTGGCCCACCTCGATCCCCTCTATTCCGCCGCCCTCCGGCTCACGAAGAACGAGCGCGATGCGGAAGATCTCGTGCAGGACACCTGCATGCGGGCCTACCGCTTCTTCGACAAGTTCGAGCGCGGCACCAACATCAAGGCGTGGCTCTTCAAAATCCTCACCAACACCTTCATCAACCGCTACCGGCGCAAGGTGAAGGAGCGCACCGTCGTGGAGGGCGTCGAACGCGAAGCGGTCCACGAGCGCTTCGTGAGCCGCGACGCGACGGACTTCGCCGCCAACCCCGAGCAGTACTTCTTCGACCGGCTGCTGTCGGATGATGTACTCCGTGCCATCGACTCGCTGCCCATCGACTTCCGGCTGGTGGTCATCCTCGCGGACTTGCAGGAGTTCTCCTACAAGGAGATCGCGGAGATCCTCGAGTGCCCCGTGGGCACGGTGATGAGCCGCCTGTTCCGGGGCCGCAAGCTCCTGCAGAAAACGCTGCGGGAGTACGCCGAGGGCCAGGGTGTCTTCCGCCATGACGCGGAGCCTGTGAAGGCCCCCGCGGATCTGGAAGAGTACCGTCACAGGAAGAAGACAGGGTAG
- a CDS encoding anti-sigma factor family protein: MTCQELDRLLYPYLDGEFQPEERIEVETHLATCESCTLRVEQESAIRQVLRRAANHSVQSRRAPASLRAGIQLGMKQEHRRAQQLQWLRMGAAALVVAAVGGAWVTTRPEERLHFVEEAVRRHSKRLPFEIANVAPEHVEAWFDGKLDHPVPVPRLRNVSLSGARISNIKDRPAAYISYEAPPQKAGEEGRRIGVFVFDDARQDLDAQALPAVQVDSSNGYNVAVWREGEIVYELVSDLDEADIRKLLMEKELRLGNVPLPQTPSLPIRPASHVP; the protein is encoded by the coding sequence ATGACCTGCCAGGAACTCGATCGGTTGCTCTACCCGTACCTCGACGGTGAGTTTCAGCCCGAGGAACGGATTGAAGTCGAGACCCACCTCGCCACGTGCGAGTCCTGCACCCTGCGGGTCGAGCAGGAGTCGGCGATCCGGCAGGTGCTCCGACGCGCGGCCAACCACTCCGTCCAGTCGCGTCGAGCGCCCGCGTCCCTCCGGGCTGGAATTCAGCTGGGAATGAAACAGGAGCACCGCCGGGCCCAACAGCTTCAATGGTTGCGCATGGGCGCCGCGGCGCTGGTGGTCGCGGCCGTAGGAGGCGCCTGGGTGACGACCCGCCCCGAGGAGCGCCTCCACTTCGTGGAGGAGGCCGTCCGGCGCCACTCCAAGCGACTTCCCTTCGAGATTGCCAACGTGGCCCCGGAGCATGTGGAGGCCTGGTTCGATGGCAAGCTGGATCACCCGGTCCCCGTGCCGCGGTTGCGCAACGTGAGCCTGTCCGGTGCGCGCATCTCCAACATCAAGGATCGCCCGGCCGCGTACATCAGTTACGAGGCGCCGCCCCAGAAGGCAGGCGAAGAGGGCCGCCGCATCGGGGTCTTCGTCTTTGACGACGCGCGGCAGGATCTGGATGCCCAGGCACTGCCCGCCGTCCAGGTGGACTCGAGCAACGGCTACAACGTGGCCGTCTGGCGCGAGGGAGAAATCGTCTACGAACTGGTGTCCGATCTGGACGAGGCGGACATCCGCAAGCTGCTGATGGAGAAGGAGCTGCGCCTGGGCAACGTGCCCCTCCCCCAGACGCCGTCCCTGCCCATTCGTCCTGCGTCTCACGTGCCGTAG
- a CDS encoding response regulator produces the protein MSKRILIVESDTTLSAALREAMDSRGFGVDETADGKGCVEQIRRDRPDLVVLAVDLSGGQNGYLICGKLKKDDDLKNIPIVIIGNPDGFAAHRKLRAHADEYVAKPVDSELLVERVGALIGFPDTVMGEVVENEGLTLDALSDEPMSDEEPIVTGESAEEIAVDEASGSSGEELDMLDAAFNDMSDGGVAAEEEPVVAPADTEGEEDLSSLDNLGMASEDALNALGDDEDEKTQIGFLSPLHEPEIVTPKPLPPAPRPVPVAAAPVPARVSSPAAPVTSAADAAELRNLRAKVAELQSALADAQSQTSSVESRVQELESQLETQTTELETARASAGKSDKDTFALRDAVNKKDKEILRLKSELNLREQEKDREISRLKGELTQKEHDFVELQDKQLELERQTTDSAAELARRDAQIKTLTTKADQLTADRKRVDQQLLAAKEEARSATSKLTALQTEVDSHHEQQSAAQAELEELRGRIEQLEASLQAAQSESEELRGQLETSNQEASEVRGQLEQAQSELSSQAAQSAEELEGLRKRISELEEAAARSEERVTKLYSRIKNDEKLRERAKKALGIAQQLLEEPSSSLDEAAA, from the coding sequence ATGTCCAAGAGAATCCTGATTGTCGAAAGTGACACCACCCTTTCCGCGGCCTTGCGCGAGGCCATGGACTCCCGGGGCTTCGGGGTGGACGAGACGGCCGACGGCAAGGGATGCGTGGAGCAGATCCGCAGGGATCGTCCGGACTTGGTGGTGCTGGCGGTGGATCTGTCCGGCGGCCAGAATGGCTACCTCATCTGCGGCAAGCTGAAGAAGGACGACGATCTCAAGAACATTCCCATCGTCATCATCGGAAACCCGGATGGCTTCGCCGCCCACCGCAAGCTCAGGGCCCACGCGGACGAGTACGTGGCCAAGCCCGTGGACTCGGAGCTGCTGGTGGAGCGCGTGGGCGCGCTGATCGGCTTTCCGGACACGGTGATGGGCGAGGTGGTGGAGAACGAGGGGCTCACGCTCGACGCGCTGTCGGATGAGCCGATGTCCGACGAGGAGCCGATCGTCACCGGCGAAAGCGCCGAGGAGATCGCCGTCGACGAAGCCTCCGGCTCATCGGGCGAAGAGCTGGACATGCTCGACGCGGCCTTCAACGACATGTCCGACGGGGGCGTTGCCGCCGAAGAGGAGCCCGTGGTGGCGCCCGCGGACACCGAGGGGGAAGAGGATCTCTCCTCCCTCGACAACCTGGGCATGGCGTCCGAGGACGCGCTGAATGCCCTCGGAGACGACGAGGACGAGAAGACCCAGATCGGGTTTCTCTCGCCCCTTCATGAGCCTGAGATCGTCACGCCCAAGCCACTGCCGCCCGCCCCGCGCCCGGTCCCGGTGGCCGCGGCCCCCGTCCCCGCGCGTGTCTCGAGCCCAGCGGCTCCCGTGACGTCGGCGGCGGATGCCGCCGAGCTTCGCAACCTGCGCGCCAAGGTCGCGGAACTCCAGAGCGCCCTCGCGGACGCCCAGTCCCAGACCTCCTCGGTGGAGAGCCGGGTGCAGGAGCTGGAGTCCCAGCTGGAGACCCAGACGACGGAGCTGGAGACGGCCCGCGCCTCCGCTGGCAAGAGCGACAAGGACACCTTCGCGCTGCGCGATGCGGTCAACAAGAAGGACAAGGAGATCCTCCGGCTCAAGAGCGAGTTGAACCTCCGCGAGCAGGAGAAGGACCGGGAGATCTCCCGCCTCAAGGGCGAGCTGACCCAGAAAGAGCATGACTTCGTCGAGCTCCAGGACAAGCAGCTCGAGCTGGAGCGGCAGACCACCGATTCCGCCGCGGAGCTGGCGCGCCGTGACGCACAGATCAAGACGCTGACCACCAAGGCCGATCAGCTCACCGCCGACCGCAAGAGGGTGGACCAGCAGCTGCTCGCCGCCAAGGAGGAAGCCCGCAGCGCCACCTCGAAGCTCACCGCCTTGCAGACCGAGGTGGACTCGCACCATGAGCAGCAGAGCGCCGCGCAGGCGGAGCTGGAGGAGCTGCGGGGACGGATCGAGCAGCTCGAAGCGTCGCTCCAGGCCGCCCAGAGCGAGTCCGAGGAGCTGCGTGGCCAGCTGGAGACCTCGAACCAGGAGGCCAGTGAGGTGCGTGGCCAGCTCGAGCAAGCCCAGTCGGAGCTCTCCAGCCAGGCGGCCCAGTCCGCCGAGGAACTCGAAGGCCTGCGCAAGCGCATCTCCGAGCTGGAAGAGGCCGCGGCACGCAGCGAGGAGCGCGTCACGAAGCTCTACTCGCGCATCAAGAACGACGAGAAGCTGCGCGAGCGCGCCAAGAAGGCGCTGGGAATCGCCCAGCAACTTCTGGAGGAGCCCTCCTCCTCACTGGACGAGGCAGCCGCCTGA
- the coaA gene encoding type I pantothenate kinase produces MFSSSSSPSLYVDFGREEWRALRAATPLPLSEEEIERLRGLGEQLDLNEVVDVYLPLSRLLNLYVAATQNLWTAQQSFLGGFAQKVPFVIGIAGSVAVGKSTTARILQALLGRWPDHPRVELVTTDGFLFPNNVLTKRGLMKRKGFPESYDRRALVRFLADLKSGRSEVTTSIYSHHTYDIVQGEVKTIRQPDILILEGLNVLQTGPTDAESVPRIFLSDFFDFSIYVDANEQDIRRWYVNRFLRLWDTAFHDEKSFFRSFTKLTREEAIARAETLWAEINGPNLAQNIAPTRSRARLILAKGPDHKVSRIRMRKL; encoded by the coding sequence ATGTTCAGCTCGAGTTCGAGCCCGTCCTTGTACGTCGATTTTGGCAGAGAGGAGTGGCGGGCCCTGCGTGCGGCCACGCCGCTGCCGCTCTCGGAGGAGGAGATCGAACGGCTGAGGGGTCTGGGGGAGCAGCTCGACCTCAATGAAGTCGTGGACGTCTATCTGCCGCTGTCGCGTCTGCTCAACCTCTACGTCGCCGCGACGCAGAACCTGTGGACGGCCCAGCAGTCCTTCCTGGGCGGCTTCGCGCAGAAGGTTCCCTTCGTCATCGGCATCGCCGGCAGCGTCGCGGTGGGCAAGAGCACCACGGCGCGCATCCTCCAGGCGCTGCTGGGCCGCTGGCCGGATCACCCGCGCGTCGAGCTGGTCACCACCGATGGGTTCCTGTTTCCCAACAACGTGTTGACCAAGCGCGGCCTCATGAAGCGCAAGGGGTTCCCCGAGAGCTACGACCGGCGCGCCTTGGTGCGCTTCCTGGCCGATCTGAAGTCGGGCCGGTCCGAGGTCACTACCTCCATCTACTCGCACCACACCTACGACATCGTCCAGGGAGAGGTGAAGACGATCCGCCAGCCGGACATCCTCATCCTCGAGGGGCTCAACGTCTTGCAGACGGGACCCACGGATGCCGAGTCCGTGCCGCGCATCTTCCTCTCCGACTTCTTCGATTTTTCGATCTACGTGGATGCCAATGAGCAGGACATCCGCCGCTGGTACGTCAACCGCTTCCTGCGGCTATGGGACACGGCGTTCCACGACGAGAAGTCCTTCTTCCGCTCCTTCACGAAGCTGACGCGGGAAGAGGCCATCGCCCGGGCGGAGACGCTGTGGGCGGAGATCAATGGCCCGAACCTGGCTCAGAACATCGCGCCCACCCGCTCCCGGGCTCGCCTCATCCTGGCCAAGGGGCCCGACCACAAGGTGAGCCGCATCCGGATGCGCAAGCTCTGA
- a CDS encoding type III pantothenate kinase, translating to MLLAIDVGNTNTVLGAFEGRKLLAHWYLETSARRTPDEFGILARQLFAWSGIDATRVTAVIVSSVVPPLQFNLRKMSETYFKTPPVFVGPGVKTGMPILYDNPREVGADRIVNAVAAFEKHHTGLIVVDFGTATTFDAVSPKGEYLGGAICPGITISMEALFQNASKLPRVEFTRPPHVVGRNTVHSMQSGLVYGFVGMADGLCERMKTELGFPAKIIATGEMAALVAGESKVIQEVDELLMLEGLRIIYGRNYAT from the coding sequence ATGCTGCTCGCGATCGACGTCGGGAACACGAACACTGTCCTGGGAGCGTTCGAGGGGCGCAAGCTCCTGGCGCACTGGTACCTGGAGACGAGCGCCCGCCGCACCCCCGACGAGTTCGGCATCCTCGCGCGCCAGCTCTTCGCGTGGAGCGGGATTGATGCCACCCGGGTGACGGCGGTGATCGTCTCCAGCGTGGTGCCGCCGCTCCAGTTCAACCTGCGGAAGATGAGCGAGACCTACTTCAAGACGCCCCCGGTGTTCGTCGGGCCAGGCGTGAAGACGGGCATGCCCATCCTCTACGACAACCCGCGCGAGGTGGGCGCCGACCGCATCGTCAACGCGGTGGCGGCCTTCGAGAAGCACCACACGGGGCTCATCGTCGTGGACTTCGGGACGGCGACCACCTTCGATGCCGTGTCGCCCAAGGGCGAGTACCTGGGCGGCGCCATCTGCCCCGGCATCACCATCTCCATGGAGGCGCTCTTCCAGAATGCCTCCAAGCTGCCCCGGGTGGAGTTCACCCGGCCACCGCACGTGGTGGGCCGCAACACGGTGCACTCCATGCAGTCGGGCCTCGTCTACGGGTTCGTGGGCATGGCCGATGGCTTGTGCGAGCGCATGAAGACCGAGCTGGGCTTCCCCGCGAAGATCATCGCCACCGGAGAGATGGCGGCGCTCGTCGCGGGCGAGTCGAAGGTCATCCAGGAAGTGGACGAGCTCCTCATGCTCGAGGGGCTGCGCATCATTTACGGAAGGAACTACGCAACATGA
- a CDS encoding biotin--[acetyl-CoA-carboxylase] ligase: MPETPETQEELILGFLSEGGEDFTSGEALSSKLGLSRTAVWKHVEGLRSKGYRIEAIPARGYRLTEVPDRLTPLELNPLLATRDLGRTLHCHGTLASTNELAFRLAHEGAEHGEVVVAEQQTAGKGRRGRVWVSPPGLNLYFSAILRPELPPQHAPELTLVAAVALAETLREAGAEAAIKWPNDVQIDGRKVAGILTEMSAEPERVHFVVLGIGVNLNAQREHFPEELRAQATSLSLELGRPVPRASFAAALWLRLEEWLARHQEVGFGPVRRRWKELSCTLGQDVLVRTARLEFRGMAEDVDESGALLVRTPSGSIERVLAGDVEQVRPRVKGGA, from the coding sequence ATGCCTGAAACGCCCGAGACGCAAGAAGAGCTCATCCTGGGCTTTCTCTCCGAGGGAGGTGAGGACTTCACCTCGGGAGAAGCGCTCTCCAGCAAGCTGGGGCTGTCGCGCACCGCCGTGTGGAAGCACGTGGAGGGGCTGCGCAGCAAGGGCTACCGCATCGAGGCGATTCCGGCCCGGGGCTACCGGCTGACCGAGGTCCCCGACCGGCTGACGCCCCTGGAGCTCAACCCGCTGCTCGCCACCCGGGATTTGGGCCGCACCCTGCATTGCCACGGCACGCTGGCCTCCACGAACGAGCTGGCCTTCCGGCTTGCGCACGAAGGCGCGGAGCACGGAGAGGTGGTGGTGGCGGAGCAGCAGACGGCGGGCAAGGGGCGGCGGGGCCGGGTGTGGGTGTCGCCTCCGGGGCTCAACCTTTACTTCTCGGCCATTCTGCGGCCGGAGCTGCCCCCGCAGCACGCCCCGGAGCTGACGCTGGTGGCGGCGGTGGCCCTGGCGGAGACGCTGCGCGAGGCCGGGGCCGAGGCGGCCATCAAGTGGCCCAATGATGTGCAGATCGACGGGCGCAAGGTGGCGGGCATCCTCACCGAGATGTCCGCGGAGCCCGAGCGCGTGCACTTCGTGGTGCTGGGCATCGGGGTGAACCTCAACGCCCAGCGGGAGCACTTTCCCGAGGAGCTCCGGGCTCAGGCCACCTCGCTGTCCTTGGAGCTTGGCCGGCCGGTGCCCCGGGCATCCTTCGCCGCGGCGCTGTGGCTGCGATTGGAGGAGTGGCTGGCCCGGCACCAGGAGGTGGGCTTCGGCCCCGTGCGGCGGCGCTGGAAAGAGCTGTCCTGCACGCTGGGCCAGGACGTGCTGGTGCGTACCGCCCGGCTCGAGTTCCGGGGAATGGCCGAGGATGTGGACGAGTCGGGGGCCTTGCTGGTGCGGACGCCCAGCGGCTCGATCGAGCGGGTGCTCGCTGGGGACGTGGAGCAGGTGCGGCCTCGGGTGAAGGGCGGCGCCTGA
- a CDS encoding homoserine dehydrogenase — translation MKEIGIALLGLGNVGLGTYRILADHARDIERRLGARVRVRHILGRERGRARPDDVPAELFTHSIEAILADPEVAVVVELMGGLTPAREYLERSIASGRHVVTANKALLTTHGEALFSQALARGVDLHFEAAVCGGIPIIRTLREALAADRVSSIHGIVNGTTNFILSAMADERATYADALAQAQKLGYAEADPTLDVSGMDAAQKLCLLASLAFATRVSPQDVHVEGITSLLPLDIRLGSEAGYVLKLLAIAQRSSEGLDVRVHPAFIPSASPLADVRGAFNAVLLQSAALGASLFSGLGAGSLPTGSAVVADIIDICRNLLAGVSGRLPMLCPPYLQEAPRVPAVQRRGPFYLRFSVSDEPGVLGSIATVLGERGVSLASVLQRPARPEDPHATIVVFTHTTREQDVQAAVQWIDALKSTRAPTQVIRIEEGPGVLRAGG, via the coding sequence ATGAAAGAGATCGGAATCGCGCTGCTGGGCCTGGGCAACGTGGGGCTGGGGACGTACCGGATCCTCGCGGACCATGCCCGGGACATCGAGCGCCGTCTGGGCGCGAGGGTGAGGGTGCGGCACATCCTGGGGCGGGAGCGCGGGAGGGCTCGGCCCGATGACGTGCCGGCGGAGCTCTTCACCCACAGCATCGAGGCCATCCTCGCGGATCCCGAGGTGGCGGTGGTCGTCGAGCTGATGGGGGGCCTGACGCCCGCGAGGGAGTACCTGGAGCGGTCCATCGCCTCGGGGCGGCATGTCGTCACCGCCAACAAGGCCCTGCTGACCACGCACGGGGAGGCGCTCTTCTCCCAGGCCCTCGCCCGAGGGGTGGATCTGCACTTCGAGGCGGCCGTGTGCGGCGGCATTCCCATCATCCGCACCTTGCGCGAGGCGCTCGCCGCGGACCGGGTGTCCTCCATCCACGGCATCGTCAACGGGACGACCAACTTCATCCTCTCGGCCATGGCCGATGAGCGGGCGACCTATGCGGATGCGCTCGCCCAGGCCCAGAAGCTGGGGTACGCGGAGGCGGACCCCACGTTGGATGTGAGCGGGATGGACGCGGCGCAGAAGCTCTGCCTGCTGGCCTCGCTGGCGTTCGCCACGCGCGTGTCCCCGCAGGATGTGCACGTGGAGGGCATCACCTCCCTGTTGCCGCTGGACATCCGCCTCGGCAGCGAGGCGGGCTATGTTCTCAAGCTCTTGGCCATCGCCCAACGTTCCTCCGAGGGGCTGGATGTGCGGGTGCACCCGGCCTTCATTCCCTCCGCCAGCCCCCTGGCGGATGTGCGGGGCGCCTTCAACGCGGTGCTGCTCCAGTCGGCGGCGCTCGGCGCGTCGTTGTTCTCCGGGCTGGGCGCGGGCTCGCTGCCCACCGGCAGCGCGGTGGTGGCGGACATCATCGACATTTGCCGGAACCTGCTGGCGGGCGTCTCCGGCCGGCTGCCCATGCTGTGCCCGCCGTACCTCCAGGAGGCTCCGCGCGTGCCTGCCGTCCAGCGCCGGGGGCCGTTCTACCTGCGCTTCTCCGTGAGCGACGAGCCAGGCGTCCTGGGCAGCATCGCCACCGTCCTGGGCGAGCGCGGGGTGAGCCTGGCCTCCGTGCTCCAGCGCCCGGCCCGGCCCGAGGATCCCCACGCCACCATTGTCGTCTTTACGCACACCACCCGCGAGCAAGACGTACAAGCCGCGGTGCAGTGGATCGACGCCCTGAAGAGCACGCGGGCGCCCACCCAGGTCATTCGCATCGAGGAAGGGCCTGGGGTGCTCCGGGCGGGTGGGTAG
- a CDS encoding HEAT repeat domain-containing protein produces MKPFLLLTLGLVLLGACRSQAPRYPVEEVRLSGETVTDNSQLALDPERIRALFHETLQASKRFELLQGKEAREVRPWRMTLELPFTREILKDDSKHTYAEVGATLVLERFGGDLPERYEVVGLGETRVEPETPEARRKALRTSLEAALRQVTELAHLQLVSLERDSGALVQDLQSSDSRVREFALRTLAERRHPAAAPLLIERLKASDANTVRQAIGALVEMRAPAAVPALIDLSRGKEVGFLQEIVFALGEIGGTEAEAYLYTVAEGHDQPAIQAAAQQALETLHASRKHGSPEARGTMDPANH; encoded by the coding sequence ATGAAGCCGTTCCTGCTCCTCACCCTCGGTCTTGTGTTGCTGGGCGCCTGTCGTTCTCAGGCGCCTCGCTACCCGGTGGAAGAGGTGAGGCTGTCCGGGGAGACAGTCACGGACAACTCCCAGCTCGCGCTGGATCCGGAGCGGATCCGGGCCCTCTTCCACGAGACGCTCCAGGCCAGCAAGCGCTTCGAGTTGCTTCAGGGCAAGGAGGCCCGCGAGGTCCGCCCCTGGCGGATGACGCTGGAGCTGCCCTTCACCCGGGAGATCCTCAAGGACGACAGCAAGCACACCTATGCCGAGGTCGGCGCCACGCTGGTGCTGGAGCGCTTTGGCGGAGATCTCCCCGAGCGCTATGAGGTGGTCGGGTTGGGGGAGACCCGGGTGGAGCCGGAGACGCCCGAGGCCCGGCGCAAGGCCCTGCGGACCTCACTCGAGGCCGCGCTCCGTCAGGTGACGGAGCTGGCGCACCTTCAGTTGGTCTCCCTGGAGCGGGACAGCGGCGCGCTCGTGCAGGATCTCCAATCCTCGGATTCGCGCGTCCGTGAGTTCGCCTTGCGCACGTTGGCCGAGCGGCGCCACCCGGCCGCGGCGCCCTTGCTCATCGAGCGGCTCAAGGCGAGCGACGCCAATACGGTGCGCCAGGCCATCGGGGCGCTGGTGGAAATGCGCGCCCCGGCGGCCGTGCCCGCCCTCATCGATCTGTCGAGGGGCAAGGAGGTGGGATTCCTGCAGGAGATCGTCTTCGCGCTCGGGGAGATTGGTGGCACCGAGGCGGAGGCGTACCTCTACACCGTCGCGGAGGGGCATGATCAACCCGCCATCCAGGCCGCCGCGCAGCAAGCCCTGGAGACGCTTCACGCATCACGCAAGCACGGCTCACCGGAGGCGCGTGGGACCATGGACCCCGCGAATCATTGA